One genomic window of Nakamurella panacisegetis includes the following:
- the hutI gene encoding imidazolonepropionase, translated as MVNVTGSATGAVVRKSVDTARSTAITGISRLVTNDPGAGPGALGIVEDAAVVIEGDRIVWVGPSSAVPPADIGFDAAGRAVLPGWVDSHSHLLFAGDRSAEFSARMAGQPYAAGGILTTVTATREASTPDLAARLDRRIAEMVAGGTTCIETKTGYGLTTVDEARSASLAAAAGVDVVTFLGAHLTAPEFASDPDSYVDLVCGPMLDAVAPNVQFIDVFCEEGAFDEPRTRRILAAGMRKGLGLKVHGNQLGEGAGVRIAVDCGAVSVDHCTYLSDRDIDLLGGSSTVATLLPVCDLSTRQAPAPGRRLIDAGATVALASNCNPGSCYTPSMALAVALAVIQCGLTADEAVAAATVGGARALARTDVGVVAVGKRADLHVLDAPSHDYLAYRVGLPMTHAVWRAGVRAV; from the coding sequence ATGGTCAACGTGACCGGTTCGGCGACAGGAGCCGTGGTGCGGAAGTCGGTCGATACGGCTCGGTCCACGGCGATCACCGGGATTTCCCGGTTGGTCACGAACGACCCGGGGGCCGGGCCAGGAGCGCTCGGCATCGTCGAGGACGCGGCGGTGGTGATCGAGGGCGACCGGATCGTGTGGGTCGGACCGTCGTCTGCGGTCCCTCCGGCCGATATCGGCTTCGACGCCGCCGGACGGGCGGTGCTACCCGGTTGGGTCGACTCGCACAGTCACCTCTTGTTCGCCGGCGACCGTTCGGCCGAGTTCTCGGCCCGGATGGCCGGCCAACCCTATGCGGCGGGCGGAATCCTGACCACGGTGACCGCCACGCGCGAGGCATCCACTCCCGACCTGGCGGCCCGCCTCGACCGTCGGATCGCCGAGATGGTGGCCGGCGGCACCACCTGCATCGAGACCAAGACCGGCTACGGCCTGACCACGGTGGACGAGGCCCGGTCGGCATCGCTGGCCGCCGCGGCCGGGGTGGACGTGGTGACCTTCCTCGGGGCCCATCTGACCGCACCCGAGTTTGCCTCCGACCCGGATTCCTACGTGGATCTGGTCTGCGGGCCGATGCTCGACGCGGTGGCGCCGAACGTCCAGTTCATCGATGTGTTCTGCGAGGAAGGGGCCTTCGACGAACCCCGTACCCGCCGGATCCTGGCCGCCGGAATGCGGAAAGGACTGGGGCTCAAGGTGCACGGCAACCAGCTGGGCGAGGGAGCCGGGGTCCGCATCGCGGTCGATTGTGGTGCCGTGTCGGTGGACCACTGCACGTATCTGTCCGATCGGGACATCGACCTGCTCGGGGGTTCGTCCACCGTGGCCACCCTGCTGCCGGTGTGCGATCTGTCCACCCGGCAGGCTCCGGCCCCTGGCCGTCGCCTGATCGACGCCGGTGCCACCGTCGCGCTGGCCTCGAACTGCAATCCGGGCTCCTGCTACACCCCGTCGATGGCCCTGGCCGTCGCGCTGGCCGTGATCCAGTGCGGCCTGACGGCCGACGAGGCCGTGGCGGCGGCGACCGTCGGCGGCGCGAGAGCGCTGGCCCGCACCGATGTCGGTGTGGTCGCGGTCGGCAAGCGGGCGGACCTGCATGTCCTTGACGCCCCGAGCCACGACTACCTGGCCTACCGGGTCGGCCTGCCGATGACGCACGCCGTCTGGCGCGCCGGCGTGCGTGCCGTCTAG
- a CDS encoding formimidoylglutamate deiminase produces MTTYRCTSAFVDGELTGPVDIRCADGLVVAVGPAVGEFDELLPGMVLPGFADAHSHLFHRGLRGRTHGDSAGVGSFWTWRDTMYSLADRLTPATFHALAVAVYTEMVCAGFTAVGEFHYLHHAPGGGRYDDPNAMGLAAAQAADEVGIGLTLLDVAYLAGGFDRPLNLSQQRFTDGTAAGWAARVATLPDALPIGEYAPIRAGAAIHSVRAVPVADLPVVARFAQSSGMPLHVHLSEQLAENEAALAATGRTPTQLLDDAGALSDRTAAVHATHLTSHDIKLLGAARSSIVICPTTEADLADGLPRAAQLRVAGAMLALGGDQHVITDPFAQARGLEYGERLATGVRGTFSPEALLEAATAASHRSIGSSSGRIAVGAPADFVAVRTESARTAGSVGLQLLMSASAADVAVVVVGGVVQARDGVHVRLGDPGALLANAIREAWST; encoded by the coding sequence GTGACCACCTACCGCTGCACGTCTGCGTTCGTCGACGGCGAACTGACCGGCCCGGTCGACATCCGGTGTGCCGATGGACTCGTCGTCGCGGTCGGACCGGCCGTGGGGGAGTTCGACGAACTGCTGCCCGGAATGGTGCTGCCTGGGTTCGCCGATGCCCACTCGCACCTGTTCCACCGCGGATTGCGCGGCCGGACGCACGGCGACTCGGCCGGCGTCGGCAGCTTCTGGACCTGGCGGGACACCATGTACTCGCTGGCCGACCGCCTGACGCCGGCCACGTTCCACGCCCTGGCGGTGGCCGTCTACACCGAGATGGTGTGCGCCGGCTTCACCGCGGTCGGCGAATTCCACTACCTGCACCACGCTCCGGGCGGCGGACGGTACGACGATCCCAACGCGATGGGGCTGGCCGCCGCACAGGCCGCCGACGAGGTCGGGATCGGTCTGACCCTGTTGGACGTCGCCTACCTGGCCGGTGGGTTCGACCGGCCGTTGAACTTGTCCCAACAGCGGTTCACCGACGGGACGGCGGCCGGATGGGCGGCCCGGGTCGCGACCCTGCCCGACGCGCTACCGATCGGGGAGTACGCACCGATCCGGGCCGGCGCCGCCATCCACTCGGTGCGGGCCGTGCCGGTGGCCGACCTGCCCGTGGTGGCCCGGTTCGCCCAGTCGTCGGGGATGCCGCTGCACGTGCATCTGTCCGAGCAGCTGGCGGAGAACGAGGCCGCGCTGGCGGCCACCGGTCGCACGCCGACCCAGCTGCTCGACGATGCCGGCGCGCTCTCCGACCGGACGGCGGCGGTGCATGCCACTCATCTGACCTCGCACGACATCAAGTTGCTGGGGGCCGCGCGAAGCTCGATCGTCATCTGCCCGACCACCGAGGCCGACCTGGCCGATGGCCTGCCCAGGGCCGCGCAGCTGCGGGTGGCCGGCGCGATGCTGGCTCTGGGCGGCGACCAGCATGTGATCACCGATCCGTTCGCCCAGGCTCGTGGACTGGAGTACGGGGAACGGTTGGCCACCGGCGTTCGGGGAACCTTCTCTCCTGAAGCTCTGCTGGAGGCGGCCACCGCGGCGTCCCACCGGAGCATCGGCTCGTCGTCCGGCCGGATCGCCGTCGGCGCACCGGCAGACTTCGTGGCGGTGCGGACGGAGAGCGCCCGGACCGCCGGCTCGGTCGGACTGCAGCTGCTGATGTCGGCGTCCGCCGCCGATGTCGCCGTCGTCGTGGTCGGCGGTGTGGTGCAGGCGCGGGACGGTGTGCACGTGCGGCTCGGCGATCCGGGTGCGTTGTTGGCGAATGCGATCAGAGAGGCATGGTCAACGTGA
- a CDS encoding allantoate amidohydrolase, giving the protein MMKYGPPPAASGRFNSAWAELATVGRDHRRGGYSRHVFDDADMQMREWFTAQAARRGLDTEVDRNGNIWAWWGTPGPGAVVTGSHLDSVPGGGAFDGPLGVVSSLLAIDELRVRGFAPAKPIALVCFAEEEGGRFGLPCLGSRLMTGMADPEHVRRLHDPDAISFADAARRVGFDPTTIGPDPDRVAMIGAFVELHVEQGRLLHAADPNAAVAVGTQITAHGRWRMTLTGEGNHAGTTRPADRHDPMIPAAAAILAARRTLSLYDGAVATIGRLEPVPGGTNVIASSVDAWMDVRYGAAADTAALVDEIVAAVREEAELEGCTLVVHRESLSDQVMFDPALTMDLASALKVPVIPTGAGHDAGILADRVPSTMLFVRNPTGISHAPGEHAETADCLAGIEALADALTELAR; this is encoded by the coding sequence ATGATGAAGTACGGTCCGCCGCCGGCCGCGTCCGGGCGGTTCAACTCGGCCTGGGCCGAACTGGCCACCGTCGGCCGCGACCATCGTCGGGGCGGCTACTCACGGCACGTGTTCGACGACGCCGACATGCAGATGCGGGAATGGTTCACCGCCCAGGCCGCGCGACGGGGGCTGGACACCGAGGTCGATCGGAACGGCAACATCTGGGCCTGGTGGGGTACGCCCGGCCCGGGCGCCGTCGTCACCGGGTCGCACCTCGACTCGGTGCCCGGAGGGGGAGCGTTCGACGGTCCCCTCGGCGTCGTATCGTCGCTGCTGGCCATCGACGAGCTGCGGGTGCGCGGGTTCGCGCCGGCCAAACCGATCGCGCTGGTGTGCTTCGCCGAAGAGGAGGGCGGCCGGTTCGGTCTGCCCTGCCTCGGCTCTCGGCTGATGACGGGCATGGCCGACCCCGAGCACGTCCGCCGGCTGCACGACCCGGACGCGATCTCGTTCGCCGACGCGGCCCGTCGGGTCGGCTTCGACCCGACGACGATCGGACCCGATCCGGACCGCGTGGCCATGATCGGCGCCTTCGTCGAACTGCACGTCGAACAGGGCCGCTTGCTGCACGCTGCCGACCCGAACGCCGCGGTCGCCGTCGGCACCCAGATCACCGCCCACGGCCGGTGGCGGATGACGCTGACCGGCGAGGGCAATCACGCCGGGACGACCCGGCCTGCCGACCGGCACGACCCGATGATCCCGGCCGCCGCGGCCATCCTGGCCGCCCGGCGGACGCTGAGCCTGTACGACGGGGCGGTGGCCACGATCGGGCGGCTGGAACCGGTCCCCGGCGGGACCAACGTCATCGCGTCATCTGTCGACGCCTGGATGGACGTCCGTTACGGCGCCGCCGCCGACACCGCGGCACTGGTCGACGAGATCGTCGCCGCCGTTCGGGAGGAAGCGGAGCTGGAGGGTTGCACCCTGGTCGTCCACCGGGAGTCGCTGTCGGATCAGGTGATGTTCGACCCGGCACTGACCATGGATCTGGCGTCCGCGTTGAAGGTACCCGTCATCCCGACCGGCGCCGGACACGACGCGGGCATCCTGGCCGACCGGGTCCCGAGCACCATGCTGTTCGTCCGGAACCCGACCGGGATCTCGCACGCTCCCGGCGAACATGCCGAGACCGCCGATTGCCTGGCCGGGATCGAGGCTCTGGCCGACGCCCTCACCGAGCTGGCCCGGTGA
- the hutU gene encoding urocanate hydratase: protein MSALPGARPVRANRGTTLTAKSWATEAPLRMLQNNLDPEVAEDPDNLVVYGGTGKAARDWKSFDAISRSLIDMEQDETLLVQSGKPVGILRTHEWAPRVLIANSNLVGDWANWPEFRRLEAMGLTMYGQMTAGSWIYIGSQGIVQGTYETFAAVADKRFGGSLAGTLTLTAGLGGMGGAQPLAVTLNGGVALCIEVDPHRARRRVETRYLDIVADSLDHGVELALRAKAARTPLSVAVIGNAADIVPELLRRGVDVDIVTDQTSAHDPLWYLPSGVSLEDWHDYAERKPEEFTDRARDSMATHVEAMVGFMDGGAEVFDYGNSIRGEAKLAGYQRSFDFPGFVPAYIRPLFAEGKGPFRWAALSGDPKDIYATDVAVREMFPDNEKLQRWMRLAPEKIAFQGLPARICWLGAGERHLAGVRFNEMVADGQISAPLAIGRDHLDSGSVASPYRETEAMADGSDAIADWPLLNALVNTASGASWVSIHHGGGVGIGRSIHAGQVCVADGTELAGRKLERVLTNDPATGVLRHVDAGYPEAEVAAERTGLVIPMSVTETAR from the coding sequence ATGTCAGCTCTCCCCGGTGCCCGTCCCGTCCGCGCGAACCGCGGCACCACCCTGACCGCCAAGTCGTGGGCCACCGAGGCCCCGCTGCGGATGCTGCAGAACAACCTCGACCCCGAGGTCGCCGAGGACCCGGACAATCTCGTGGTCTACGGCGGCACCGGTAAGGCCGCACGCGACTGGAAGTCGTTCGACGCCATCTCCCGGTCCCTGATCGACATGGAGCAGGACGAGACCCTGCTGGTCCAGTCGGGCAAGCCGGTTGGCATCCTGCGCACCCACGAGTGGGCCCCCCGGGTGCTGATCGCCAACTCCAACCTCGTCGGCGACTGGGCCAACTGGCCCGAGTTCCGTCGACTGGAAGCCATGGGGCTCACCATGTACGGCCAGATGACGGCCGGGTCGTGGATCTACATCGGCAGCCAGGGCATCGTCCAGGGCACCTACGAGACCTTCGCCGCGGTGGCCGACAAGCGCTTCGGCGGCTCGCTGGCCGGGACCCTGACGCTCACCGCCGGCCTCGGCGGGATGGGCGGCGCCCAACCGCTGGCCGTCACCCTCAACGGCGGCGTCGCACTGTGCATCGAGGTCGACCCGCACCGCGCCCGCCGCCGCGTCGAGACCCGCTACCTGGACATCGTGGCCGACAGTCTCGACCACGGAGTCGAACTGGCCCTGAGGGCCAAGGCCGCCCGTACGCCGCTCTCGGTGGCCGTCATCGGCAACGCCGCCGACATCGTCCCGGAGCTGCTCCGCCGCGGCGTCGACGTCGACATCGTCACCGACCAGACATCGGCGCACGACCCGCTGTGGTACCTCCCATCCGGGGTCTCGCTGGAGGACTGGCACGACTACGCCGAACGCAAGCCGGAGGAGTTCACCGATCGGGCCCGTGACTCGATGGCCACGCACGTGGAGGCCATGGTCGGCTTCATGGACGGGGGGGCCGAAGTGTTCGACTACGGCAACTCGATCCGCGGTGAGGCCAAGTTGGCCGGCTACCAGCGGTCCTTCGACTTCCCCGGGTTCGTCCCGGCCTACATTCGCCCGCTGTTCGCCGAGGGCAAGGGCCCGTTCCGTTGGGCGGCGCTGTCGGGTGACCCGAAGGACATCTACGCGACCGACGTCGCCGTGCGGGAGATGTTCCCCGACAACGAGAAACTGCAGCGCTGGATGCGCCTGGCCCCCGAGAAGATCGCCTTCCAGGGACTGCCGGCGCGGATCTGCTGGCTCGGCGCCGGGGAGCGTCACCTGGCCGGGGTCCGGTTCAACGAGATGGTCGCCGATGGCCAGATCAGTGCGCCGCTGGCCATCGGCCGTGACCATCTGGACTCTGGCTCCGTCGCCTCCCCGTACCGGGAGACCGAGGCGATGGCCGACGGCTCCGACGCGATCGCCGACTGGCCGCTGCTCAACGCCCTGGTCAACACCGCCTCGGGAGCGTCCTGGGTGTCGATCCACCACGGCGGAGGGGTCGGCATCGGCCGGTCCATCCACGCCGGTCAGGTGTGCGTGGCCGACGGCACCGAGCTGGCGGGGCGGAAGCTCGAGCGGGTGCTGACCAACGACCCGGCGACCGGGGTGCTCCGCCATGTCGATGCCGGCTACCCGGAGGCCGAGGTGGCCGCCGAACGCACCGGGCTCGTCATCCCGATGTCCGTCACCGAAACGGCCCGATGA
- the hutH gene encoding histidine ammonia-lyase: MNLTSAVLPTPSALEPVEIGVGPMTPAEFLDVTRGRRAVVIAADALAEMTITRNVIDALAGDTVPHYGISTGFGALATKHISVDRRAALQTSLIRSHAAGSGPAVEIEVVRGLMLLRLSTLCTGRTGIRPATAQAYAGMLNAGITPVVPEYGSLGCSGDLAPLAAAALALIGEGTVNDASGAEVAALAALTAAGLTPVVLAEKEGLALINGTDGMLGMLLMALADINELLDVADISAAMSVEALLGTDRVFASALHALRPQLGQGISAARMAAALAGSPIVASHAGPEDTRVQDAYSLRCTPAVHGTARDTAAHAALIADRELASAIDNPVVLPDGSVQSNGNFHGAPLAAVLDFLAISVADVANIAERRTDRMLDANRSHGLPPFLAYEVGVDSGHMIAQYTQAGIVAELKRLAVPASVDSIPSSAMQEDHVSLGWHAGRKLRRAVDGLRRVLAVEILTAARALDFRAPLAPGPVTGAVHDLVRTVVDGPGPDRHLGPEIDAVVGLLDSHAVTSTVQPLLPG; encoded by the coding sequence GTGAATCTCACCTCCGCCGTCCTGCCGACCCCCAGCGCCCTCGAACCGGTCGAAATCGGGGTCGGACCGATGACGCCGGCGGAGTTCCTGGACGTGACCCGCGGTCGCCGCGCGGTCGTCATCGCCGCCGACGCGCTGGCCGAGATGACGATCACCCGGAACGTCATCGACGCCCTGGCCGGTGACACGGTCCCGCACTACGGGATCTCCACCGGCTTCGGAGCCCTCGCGACGAAGCACATCTCCGTCGACCGGCGGGCCGCCCTGCAGACGTCGCTGATCCGGTCGCACGCGGCCGGAAGCGGCCCGGCGGTCGAGATCGAGGTGGTCCGCGGCCTGATGCTGTTGCGCCTGTCCACCCTGTGCACCGGACGCACCGGCATCCGGCCGGCCACCGCCCAGGCCTACGCCGGGATGCTCAACGCCGGCATCACGCCGGTCGTCCCGGAGTACGGGTCCCTCGGGTGTTCCGGCGACCTGGCCCCGTTGGCCGCCGCGGCCCTGGCGCTGATCGGCGAGGGCACCGTGAACGACGCATCGGGTGCCGAGGTGGCTGCCCTGGCCGCGCTGACCGCAGCCGGGCTCACCCCCGTGGTACTGGCCGAGAAGGAGGGTCTGGCCCTGATCAACGGCACCGACGGGATGCTCGGGATGCTGTTGATGGCGCTGGCCGACATCAACGAACTGCTCGACGTCGCCGACATCTCGGCGGCGATGTCGGTCGAGGCGCTGCTGGGCACCGACCGGGTGTTCGCCTCGGCCCTGCACGCCCTCCGCCCTCAGCTGGGACAGGGCATCTCGGCCGCCCGGATGGCCGCCGCCCTGGCCGGCTCGCCGATCGTGGCGTCCCATGCCGGTCCGGAGGACACCCGGGTGCAGGATGCCTACTCCCTGCGCTGCACGCCGGCCGTGCACGGCACGGCCCGGGACACTGCCGCGCACGCCGCCCTGATCGCCGACCGCGAGCTGGCCAGCGCCATCGACAATCCGGTGGTGCTGCCCGACGGGAGCGTTCAGTCCAACGGCAACTTCCACGGCGCCCCGCTCGCCGCCGTGCTCGACTTCCTGGCCATCTCGGTGGCCGACGTGGCCAACATCGCCGAACGCCGCACCGACCGAATGCTGGACGCCAACCGCAGCCACGGTCTGCCCCCGTTCTTGGCCTACGAGGTCGGCGTCGACTCCGGACACATGATCGCCCAGTACACCCAGGCCGGGATCGTCGCCGAACTCAAGCGGCTGGCCGTCCCGGCGTCGGTCGACTCGATCCCGTCGTCGGCCATGCAGGAGGATCACGTGTCCCTCGGCTGGCACGCCGGCCGCAAGTTGCGGCGGGCGGTCGACGGGCTGCGCCGGGTACTGGCCGTCGAGATCCTGACCGCGGCCCGTGCCCTGGACTTCCGGGCACCACTGGCCCCGGGGCCCGTCACCGGAGCCGTCCATGACCTGGTCCGCACCGTGGTCGACGGCCCCGGGCCGGACCGTCATCTCGGGCCGGAGATCGACGCCGTGGTCGGACTGCTCGACTCGCATGCCGTGACCAGCACCGTCCAGCCCCTTTTGCCCGGGTAG
- a CDS encoding IclR family transcriptional regulator, with protein sequence MLPPVTNADPSGPAPALRRGLAVLRLLASRPSPVSAGAIARDLGLPRSTTYELLTELAAAGFAVHLPAERRWGLGVGAFEIGSAYLRTEPLERLGRPILLRLAAVTRATAHLGVLHGAQTLYLVKEKPPGTTVTLVTDVGIRLPAALTATGLSILANLPARQVRALLPDAGAFVDRTGRGPANLPELRSALIEVRRRGWADEDGQITPGAASVAAAVFDHNAMPIAAIGITVAHSCPAASRHPDCSFEHLVEPVQQAVGALTAAIGGRMR encoded by the coding sequence GTGCTGCCCCCCGTCACGAACGCCGATCCCTCCGGCCCGGCCCCGGCCCTGCGCCGGGGGTTGGCCGTGCTCCGATTGCTGGCCAGCCGGCCGTCGCCGGTGTCGGCCGGTGCGATCGCTCGCGATCTCGGACTTCCCCGATCGACCACCTACGAGCTGCTCACCGAGCTCGCCGCGGCCGGTTTCGCCGTGCACCTCCCCGCCGAACGACGGTGGGGCCTCGGCGTCGGGGCGTTCGAGATCGGCAGCGCCTACCTGCGGACGGAACCGCTGGAGCGGCTCGGCCGGCCGATCCTGCTCCGGCTGGCTGCGGTGACCAGGGCCACCGCCCACCTCGGGGTGCTGCACGGGGCACAGACCCTGTACCTGGTCAAGGAGAAACCCCCGGGCACCACGGTCACTCTCGTCACCGACGTCGGGATCCGGCTGCCGGCCGCGCTCACCGCGACCGGGCTGTCGATTCTCGCGAATCTTCCGGCGCGGCAGGTCAGGGCCCTGCTACCGGACGCCGGGGCGTTCGTGGACCGGACCGGGCGGGGCCCGGCCAACCTGCCCGAACTGCGATCGGCCCTGATCGAGGTACGCCGCCGCGGTTGGGCCGACGAGGACGGCCAGATCACCCCGGGCGCGGCATCGGTCGCCGCGGCCGTGTTCGACCACAACGCGATGCCGATCGCGGCCATCGGCATCACGGTGGCCCACTCCTGCCCCGCCGCCTCCCGTCATCCGGACTGCTCGTTCGAGCATCTGGTGGAGCCGGTCCAGCAGGCCGTCGGCGCCCTGACGGCAGCGATCGGCGGCCGAATGCGATGA
- a CDS encoding AAA family ATPase, with translation MVLPDVVLGRIERHALGVAEYRSELLAAGQHLKRGLLLYGPPGTGKTHTTRYLVGQMAGYTRLLVTGRALHAVGSVAELARSLEPAVMVLEDVDLVAEDRTHSPGPSPVLFDLLDAMDGAAPDADLLFLLTTNRADLLEPALAARPGRVDVAVEVDLPDAEARGRLLALYGRSVPLELSAAEVEAVVARSEGVTASFLKELLRRAVLESLRDRSPLTTVTAAHVGLALDDLLDSTQRVTRSLLGVGNDQETLPPGGGLGIPPGGATGWAGTMSGAIVRHAGLRPRG, from the coding sequence GTGGTGCTTCCCGACGTCGTGCTCGGCCGGATCGAACGGCACGCACTCGGCGTGGCCGAGTACCGCTCGGAGCTGCTGGCCGCCGGGCAGCACCTCAAACGTGGCCTGCTGCTGTACGGCCCGCCGGGTACGGGCAAGACCCACACCACCCGCTATCTGGTCGGGCAGATGGCCGGCTACACCCGGTTGCTGGTCACCGGCCGGGCATTGCACGCGGTGGGTTCGGTGGCGGAGTTGGCCCGTTCGCTGGAGCCGGCCGTCATGGTGCTGGAGGACGTCGACCTGGTTGCCGAGGACCGCACCCACAGCCCGGGGCCGAGTCCGGTGCTGTTCGACCTGCTGGATGCGATGGACGGCGCGGCGCCCGACGCCGATCTGCTGTTCCTGCTGACCACCAATCGGGCCGACCTGCTGGAGCCGGCGCTGGCGGCCCGGCCCGGTCGGGTCGACGTTGCGGTGGAGGTCGACCTTCCGGATGCCGAGGCCCGCGGCCGATTGCTCGCCCTGTACGGACGATCGGTACCACTCGAGCTGTCCGCCGCGGAAGTCGAAGCGGTGGTGGCCCGCAGCGAGGGAGTGACGGCCTCGTTCCTCAAGGAGCTGCTCCGTCGGGCGGTGCTCGAATCGCTCCGGGATCGGTCGCCGCTGACCACCGTCACCGCGGCCCACGTCGGCCTTGCCCTTGACGATCTGTTGGACAGCACCCAACGGGTCACCCGGAGCCTGCTCGGGGTCGGCAACGACCAGGAAACTCTCCCGCCCGGTGGCGGCCTGGGAATTCCGCCGGGCGGCGCCACCGGTTGGGCCGGAACGATGAGCGGAGCGATCGTTCGTCACGCCGGCCTGCGCCCGCGCGGGTAA
- a CDS encoding 4a-hydroxytetrahydrobiopterin dehydratase translates to MTQRLDETQINRELAALPAWSRVGDEIQANFTAPDFIGALAFVNSIAALAEAAGHHPDIDIRYNVVSLALTTHDAKGLTHKDFALAKQIDIAAAGIVDAG, encoded by the coding sequence ATGACGCAACGACTGGACGAGACCCAGATCAACCGCGAACTCGCTGCCCTCCCGGCCTGGAGCCGGGTCGGCGACGAGATCCAGGCGAATTTCACCGCTCCCGACTTCATCGGCGCCTTGGCGTTCGTCAACTCGATCGCCGCCCTGGCCGAGGCGGCCGGACACCATCCGGACATCGACATCCGGTACAACGTCGTGTCCCTGGCCCTGACCACCCACGACGCGAAGGGCCTCACCCACAAGGACTTCGCGTTGGCCAAACAGATCGACATCGCCGCGGCCGGGATCGTCGACGCTGGCTGA
- a CDS encoding dTDP-4-dehydrorhamnose 3,5-epimerase family protein, with the protein MQVRELAVPGAFEFTPVQHGDERGLFLEWFKVDKLRDAAGHRLELAQANMSVSKAGSLRGIHYADVPPGQAKYVTCAAGAVIDYIIDLRVGSPTFGAVDAVRLDTVDRRAVYLSEGLGHGFLALEDGSTLSYLCSTGYAPGREHAINPLDPALGLPLPTDVEFTLSDKDQAAPTLTEAVAGGLLPTWDACQAYVATLA; encoded by the coding sequence ATGCAGGTAAGAGAACTCGCCGTCCCCGGGGCCTTCGAATTCACACCTGTCCAGCACGGCGACGAACGCGGCCTGTTCCTGGAGTGGTTCAAGGTCGACAAACTCCGCGATGCGGCCGGCCACCGCCTGGAACTGGCCCAGGCCAACATGTCGGTGTCCAAGGCCGGGAGCCTGCGCGGCATCCACTACGCCGACGTGCCGCCGGGCCAGGCGAAGTACGTCACCTGCGCGGCCGGGGCCGTCATCGACTACATCATCGATCTGCGGGTCGGCTCGCCCACCTTCGGCGCCGTCGACGCTGTCCGGTTGGACACGGTCGACCGCCGCGCGGTCTACCTGTCCGAGGGTCTCGGCCACGGGTTTCTGGCCCTTGAGGACGGGTCGACGCTCAGCTATCTCTGCTCGACCGGGTACGCCCCCGGTCGCGAGCACGCGATCAACCCGCTCGACCCGGCGTTGGGCCTCCCCCTACCGACCGATGTCGAATTCACGTTGTCGGACAAGGACCAAGCCGCACCCACGCTGACCGAGGCGGTGGCCGGCGGTCTCCTGCCCACCTGGGACGCCTGCCAGGCCTACGTGGCCACCCTGGCCTGA
- a CDS encoding histidine phosphatase family protein, with the protein MASRIALIRHGQTTWSASGQHTSVTDLDLTGEGVRQARTIPSLLSGLRLTPATVWSSPRLRARRTAELAGLQIDAVMDDLAEWNYGDYEGITSRQIHVERPGWAIFTDGAPGGETPQEVSDRADRVLAAARTALAGGDVALVCHGHMSRVLAVRWVGLAITEGRMLLMDPAAVTVLGTYHDLPCIEHANVVPFHTTVDQSSEASDA; encoded by the coding sequence ATGGCGTCCAGAATCGCCTTGATCCGGCATGGCCAGACGACATGGAGCGCCAGCGGGCAGCACACGTCGGTGACCGACCTCGACCTCACGGGCGAGGGGGTCCGACAGGCCCGGACCATTCCGTCCCTGTTGTCCGGACTGCGGCTGACGCCGGCGACCGTGTGGAGCAGTCCCCGGCTGCGGGCGCGACGCACCGCTGAGCTGGCCGGCCTGCAGATCGATGCCGTCATGGATGACCTGGCCGAGTGGAACTACGGCGACTACGAGGGCATCACCAGCCGCCAGATTCACGTCGAACGCCCCGGTTGGGCGATCTTCACCGACGGCGCGCCGGGCGGTGAAACTCCGCAGGAGGTGTCCGACCGAGCCGATCGCGTGCTGGCCGCGGCCCGGACCGCGCTGGCCGGCGGCGACGTCGCACTGGTCTGCCACGGGCACATGTCCCGGGTACTGGCCGTGCGCTGGGTCGGTCTGGCCATCACCGAGGGCCGCATGCTGCTGATGGATCCGGCCGCCGTCACCGTCCTGGGCACCTATCACGACCTGCCCTGCATCGAGCACGCCAACGTCGTTCCGTTCCACACCACTGTCGACCAGTCGAGCGAGGCCTCCGATGCCTGA